One Rhododendron vialii isolate Sample 1 chromosome 2a, ASM3025357v1 genomic region harbors:
- the LOC131316394 gene encoding zinc finger BED domain-containing protein RICESLEEPER 1-like, which translates to MRKKLRTFNNDAIRLSSSESDRESWNGDDGNRRVFDKEKAYRAIGMLVCAEKVPPKSFVNSNFKSFLAVVNPLFHISFPNIERHCLGIYEEEKAKIKQVLGSFEGQITLSLDALRHDGRNVYDYICLTAHFIDGNWKHKNWIINFSRVWYSLDEPPEIAILKSLSDMDILSKIASLTVVNHEGYDESSEIIKNIVQENKSLQLNGEIFLVHCFADTFRLMVEDAFEEIHSFIWKLRCLVVCWKSPPLWHITLDKLQEAIELESKGQYSVENGCFPVDIPPAKEWKKVRSVCKLVGSIYNAAEVLFHTKCPTAGIYLHNIWELRVSLRKESTSSDRFLKSMARKMLKKLDEYWKDTFLLLAVATVMDPRYKMMYIDFSSMKYEGSGGDSQVATVLKAVQSLFDDYAARTIETENAWSDLPSDPSSSDSEDKVPREVERRNNPSFGFNCLDEYNQFIQSNSQPPKSELELYLEEPVLPWSKDFKLLNWWKAASPKYPILSKMARDLLAIPFSLTSSYEAFSSIIKKPDRDLISLSPELMNALMCTRSWFEHAKHH; encoded by the coding sequence ATGAGAAAGAAGCTCCGAACTTTTAATAATGATGCTATTAGATTGAGCTCCTCTGAGTCTGATCGTGAAAGCTGGAACGGCGATGATGGTAATCGGCGTgtatttgataaagaaaaggccTACCGAGCTATTGGAATGCTTGTTTGCGCTGAGAAAGTGCCACCCAAGTCATTTGTAAACAGTAACTTCAAAAGTTTCCTAGCAGTAGTTAATCCGCTCTTTCATATTTCTTTTCCTAATATTGAACGCCATTGCTTGGGGATTTATGAggaagaaaaagcaaaaattaaGCAAGTTTTGGGAAGTTTTGAAGGGCAGATCACCCTATCTTTAGATGCATTGAGGCATGATGGAAGAAATGTCTATGATTATATATGCCTAACAGCTCATTTTATAGATGGGAACTGGAAACATAAAAATTGGATCATTAATTTTAGTCGTGTTTGGTACTCACTTGATGAACCTCCTGAAATAGCCATACTGAAATCTCTGTCTGACATGGACATACTGAGCAAAATTGCCTCTCTCACTGTGGTAAATCATGAAGGTTATGATGAATCATCTGAAATCATTAAAAACATAGTTCAAGAGAACAAATCGCTCCAACTTAATGGTGAGATTTTCCTTGTGCATTGTTTTGCTGACACTTTTCGCCTAATGGTGGAGGATGCTTTTGAGGAGATACATTCATTTATCTGGAAGCTTCGCTGTTTAGTGGTCTGCTGGAAATCACCTCCTCTATGGCACATTACACTAGACAAACTACAAGAGGCTATAGAGCTGGAGTCTAAAGGGCAGTATTCTGTAGAAAATGGGTGCTTTCCTGTGGACATACCACCTGCCAAAGAATGGAAGAAAGTTAGGAGTGTTTGTAAACTTGTAGGGAGCATATATAATGCAGCAGAGGTGTTGTTTCATACAAAATGTCCAACTGCTGGCATCTATCTTCATAATATCTGGGAATTGCGGGTAAGTTTAAGAAAAGAATCCACTAGTTCTGACAGATTCCTGAAATCCATGGCTCGGAAAATGTTAAAGAAGCTTGATGAGTATTGGAAAGATACATTTTTACTACTGGCTGTTGCTACTGTGATGGATCCTCGATACAAGATGATGTATATCGATTTCTCCTCCATGAAATATGAAGGTAGTGGTGGCGATTCACAAGTTGCCACTGTCTTGAAGGCAGTTCAGAGTCTCTTTGATGATTATGCAGCCCGTACTATAGAAACGGAGAATGCTTGGAGTGATTTACCTTCTGATCCAAGCTCTTCTGACTCGGAAGATAAGGTTCCAAGAGAAGTGGAACGACGCAACAATCCTAGTTTTGGGTTTAATTGTCTGGATGAGTATAACCAGTTCATCCAGTCTAACAGTCAGCCTCCAAAATCAGAGCTGGAGCTGTATTTGGAGGAACCTGTATTGCCCTGGAGCAAGGATTTCAAACTACTGAATTGGTGGAAAGCCGCAAGCCCCAAGTATCCCATCCTGTCCAAGATGGCTCGTGATCTTTTGGCAATACCATTTTCTCTAACTAGTTCCTACGAAGCATTTTCCTCCATAATAAAGAAGCCTGATAGAGATCTCATTTCCTTGAGTCCAGAACTAATGAATGCCTTGATGTGTACTAGAAGCTGGTTTGAGCACGCCAAGCACCACTAA